The Methanocella arvoryzae MRE50 DNA window AACCACTACGCTCCCCGGGAGACTGCTCTTGCACTGGAGGCGAACGTCGCTTTCGGCCACATCATCGCTGACCACGCGGTTCCCCTGCTGACCGAGAAGACCTTTGCCCAGGCCTTCGAGCGATCCGGCACCCGGCTCGCCTACGTCGATCGCAAATCCATACCCGCCGAAGGCCGCAAGAGGATCGATGATCTGCTCCAGTCCCACGGCATCGAAGCGCACACCGAATCCCGCATCCGGGCAGTAGCGCTCAACCCGGTCCTGAAATGCCAGCGCCTGTGGGACATCGCTGCCCCCCGGGGACTATCCAGGCCGCAGGTGCCCGACCGCTTTCGGTCGACCCTGCCGGGCTGCGGGCCGCACAAGTGTGCGGCGTGCCCCTTCGGCGTGACGGCAGAGCTGAATAAAGAACTGCTTCTCCTGGCATGCAAGGTTGACCAGGACCTTGTTAAAGAGGCTTTCCACGCTCAGCCAGCCATCTATTTCCTCGACGCCAACGGCTGCCCTGCGCCGCTCCTCGTCGGGCTGGACAAGAAGTCGGTGGATGCCGCGGCACTGGCGATTACAGATCGATGCATCGCTATCCTGAAGATGCGCTACACTGTCAAGTACGACTGCATGGAGGAGATGCTGTACGTCTTCGAGCAGAAATTCGACCCGACGAAAGCTAAATCGCTGGGCGTAGCCCCGGGGCCTGATTTCGGCCGGCTCGCCAGAGGCGAGAGCGTGCAGCTAAAGAGTGCCGTGATCACTCCCGATCAAGTTTTTTCCGAAAGTGTCACACGAATAAAATTAAATAACTATGCCTACAATAGTGGTAGTGGGGATGGGGCAATGGAACCCAGTATCTTTAACACAGTTTCTAAAGCGGCAAAACAAATCGATGACAAGGGAGAGATCATCGACAGCGAAGAATATCAGGCTAATATCATCGACGGTGAGGGCCAGATAGCTGCGCCGACTGACATCGGCATCTCCGACGAAGAAATCATGCAGATGATGAAGGAGATGAAGACCAACGTCGTGGTCGTCGGCTGTGGCGGAGGCGGCTCTAACTCGATCGCCCGCATGGCCCGGGAAGGCATCTCCGGAGCGAAGCTCTACGCAGTGAACACAGATGCACAGCACCTGCTGCACACTCACGCTGATAAAAAATTCCTCATCGGCAAAAAGCTCACCAGGGGATTTGGAGCAGGCAGCCTGCCGGAAGTCGGCGAAGGGGCTGCCAAAGAAAGCCTGAACGAGATCAAGGCAGCGCTGATCAAGTCCGACATGGTCTTCATCACGTGCGGCCTCGGCGGCGGCACGGGCACCGGCTCTGCGCCGGTAGTAGCCCAGGCGGCCAAAGAATCGGGCGCGCTGACCATCGCCGTCGTCACGACCCCTTTCAAGGCAGAAGGCGCGATTCGCAAGCGGAATGCCGACTGGGGCCTGGCAAAGCTCAGGGAATCTGCTGACACCGTCATTGTAGTGCCGAACGATAAGCTGCTGGAAGTAGTGCCGGACCTGCCGGTCCAGAAGGCCTTCCGGGTGGCGGATGCAGTGCTGACGCACGCGGTCAAGGGCATCACCGAGCTGGTCACCAAGCCGGGCCTCGTAAACCTCGACTTCGCCGATATCCGCACCGTCATGTCCAACGGCGGCGTGGCTATGATCGGCCTGGGAGAAGGCAGCGGCGAGAACAGGGCTATCGACTCGATCAACGCGGCGCTTGAAAGCCCGCTGCTGGACGTGAACATTTCCACGGCTACCGCGGCCATCGTCAACGTGACGGGCGGCGAAGACATGAGTATCAGCGAGGCGGAAAGCATCGTCGAGCAGGTATCCAACAAGATCGATCCTGAGGCCCGTATCATCTGGGGCGCTCACGTCGACCCTGAGCTGGAGAACGCTATCCGGACCATGGTAATCATCACTGGGGTGAAGTCCGACCAGATACTCGGTAAAACTGATCCTCTGGCCCAGGCTGGCAAGACCGTTCGGACACAAAAGTTCGGCATAGACTTCATATCCTGAATTCTATGCCCGAAAACTTTATCCGGTAGAACAATATTATCTAATTCGTCTTTTCTTTAAATTCATTTGAAGGACGGAGATATTGTGGCAGAGAAGGCAACTCAAAATCAGTTCTCGCTGGAAACCATAACCGGCGTGTTAAAACAGTATTACAGGATCATTCAGCTGACGCGCAAGCCGACCAATGAGGAGTTCTTTACCATCGCCAAGGTGGCCGGTGCCGGCATTCTGCTGATTGGAGTCATCGGTTTCGCAATCTACCTGATCATGGTACAGCTGCCTAAGCTCGTAGGCTTCTAACGGGGATTCAGATGGCAGACGAAGCAGCCCAGCAGGCCATTCCGAAGTCGGCGATCTTCGCCGTGAAAACGACCGCCAACCAGGAGCGGTCGGTGGCGAACCTCATCGCCATGGTTACCCGAAAGGAAAATCTGGACATACGCTCGGTGCTCGTACCCGAAGAACTGAAAGGCTACGTTCTGGTAGAGTCTCCCATGGCGGAGATCGTAGAGGACTGCATCAAGAACATTCCCCACGCCAAAGCCGTAGTGCGCGGCGCGTCATCGATCACTGAGGTTCAGCACTTCCTGGCGCCCAAGCCGACTGTCACCGGCATATCCGAGGGCGACATCGTCGAGCTTACCGCCGGCCCGTTCAAGGGCGAAAAGGCCAGAGTCAAGAGGATCGACGAGGCCAAGGAAGAGATCACGGTCGAGCTCTCCGAAGCCATGGTGCCCATCCCTGTCACTGTCAGAGGCGACATCGTCCGGGTGCTGAGCAAGGAAGAGACCGGCGCAAAGAAATAAGGGCACTGAGGTGCCCTTCCAGTACTTTTTTTAAGTAAGCTTGCCTACTGTAGCACTCGTTATTGCCGTGTAGTGCCGATGCGGATCTGTCGACCTGATCCACCTTCTGCCGGCACTAGTGCGGGGTGTGCCTGCTTTTTGGGCGAGGCAAACACAGTAACG harbors:
- the ftsZ gene encoding cell division protein FtsZ codes for the protein MEPSIFNTVSKAAKQIDDKGEIIDSEEYQANIIDGEGQIAAPTDIGISDEEIMQMMKEMKTNVVVVGCGGGGSNSIARMAREGISGAKLYAVNTDAQHLLHTHADKKFLIGKKLTRGFGAGSLPEVGEGAAKESLNEIKAALIKSDMVFITCGLGGGTGTGSAPVVAQAAKESGALTIAVVTTPFKAEGAIRKRNADWGLAKLRESADTVIVVPNDKLLEVVPDLPVQKAFRVADAVLTHAVKGITELVTKPGLVNLDFADIRTVMSNGGVAMIGLGEGSGENRAIDSINAALESPLLDVNISTATAAIVNVTGGEDMSISEAESIVEQVSNKIDPEARIIWGAHVDPELENAIRTMVIITGVKSDQILGKTDPLAQAGKTVRTQKFGIDFIS
- a CDS encoding protein translocase SEC61 complex subunit gamma, which produces MAEKATQNQFSLETITGVLKQYYRIIQLTRKPTNEEFFTIAKVAGAGILLIGVIGFAIYLIMVQLPKLVGF
- a CDS encoding transcription elongation factor Spt5; this encodes MADEAAQQAIPKSAIFAVKTTANQERSVANLIAMVTRKENLDIRSVLVPEELKGYVLVESPMAEIVEDCIKNIPHAKAVVRGASSITEVQHFLAPKPTVTGISEGDIVELTAGPFKGEKARVKRIDEAKEEITVELSEAMVPIPVTVRGDIVRVLSKEETGAKK